The Paenibacillus dendritiformis region CCTCCCGAACCGGCCAGCACGAGGACGGCTGGGGGGCGCTCTGCCGCACGGGGCCGGAAGAAGGTGCCCGCTATCCCGAGTTCGTCCGGGTTGAGCGGAATGCGTTCCACCTCGTCGGCGATGACCTGCCGGACAAGCTGGCGTTCTGCCACGATTCTTCCATCGATCTCAACCGTCAATGTCACCTGAAGCGGATCCGAACCAGCCTTCCGGAAAATTTCCAGATCGGAAGCCGACGGCTTCATGGACCAGAAAAGGCCCATCGCGTCGGCCGTCCGGTATGTTCCTTCCAGCGGGGCCTGTCGTCCCACATCGATGATTCCGCTGTCGTCGCTTAGGAAGACGGCATAGGAATGCCATGCTGCGCCCTCCTCATCCTTCGTCACCGCCCGCAGCGTAACGGTCTCAGCCGTTGGAGCGTGACGGACGCGAATGTCCAGCCTGTCATCGAGCAGCGACGTCTCGGCGACTTCGAGCTGAAGCTGATTCATCATGAATTGCCTCCTTCATCGAGCCTATGCATTATGGCGTTTGGTGGTGTCATTTCCTTGGGCCTATGTATCATTCCGCCGCATAACAGCTCTACCGCTTCATTCACTAGGGCCTCCAGTTCCTCTCGGGCAGTCTGCCGGCCAGACAGGTTCGCCATCGCGCCGAGGAGGCCTCCCCAGTACAGATCGGCGGCCAGGGACGGGTCGGATCGGCGCAGGAGCCCGGCTGTCATGCCCTCCCGGAACGCACGGACAAGAGAGGGGCGAAGCCGGAGAAGATCCCGCTGCTCCGTGGCATGCTCGCCGAAGACGGCAGGCAGATCTTCTTCGATGCTGCGAGTTAGCCGAACGAACGACGGATCTTCCGCCGCACGCTGCATATAGAAGCGGGCATGGCGCTGCAGACGCGCGGTTGGCGCTTCCGTCGTGTCCAGCGTCCGTGCGGCCCATTGCCGGCTTTGCTCGATGAAGTCGAGAAAGAGAAGCCGGAACAGCTCCCATTTATCCTGATAATAATAGTAGACAGAAGCTCGGGCGACGCCGGCCCGCTTCGCGATCTCATTCATCTCGGCGCGGTGGATGCCCCGGTCAAGATAGACGTCGAATGCGGCCTGGCGAATGAGCTGCATGCGCGCGGCCCGCATTCGCTCGTTCTGTTCCTTGGTTCGCGGCGACATCGGATCACCCCGTTTCACTGACATATTTCACTGACATTGTTGTCAGTTTATTATATCTTTTCACTGACGTCCTCGTCAATTTATACGGACACCCGCAATAACAATAGAAGGACCGTCCCGGGGACGATCCTTTTGCAGCACAGATTGCTGATGTCATCAGCGCCATCAGATGGCTATTTCCTGCAGCTTGGCTTCCTTACTGCGCGCTTCCGCTTCTTCTGTGACCACCTGCAAAAATTCGGGCACGCTACACCGGACTCCTCAACGGCCACTTTCACGCTCCTGTCTGCTTGAAGTCCGGCGATGAACACTATGATGTGCTCTCCGCTCTGATCCAGAGCATCATCGTGGAGTTTAATGACGGAGAGCGAGGAGGCCGCTGCCGTCGCGAAGAGGAGCAGATTTCATTTCTGCCGGACTTTCAAGCAGACAACGGGTCGGACATTTATCGAATTTCTGAATCAATACCGCATTGACAAGGCCGTGGAATTGATTGCCGAGACCGAACGGAACATTACACATATCGCTGAAAAAGTCGGCTTCGGCAGCGTCAATTACTTCAGCAGATTGTTCCGTAAATACAAGCACATGTCTCCGGCGCAATGCCGCCGCCAGGCACGGAATGTCACACTCCGTTCATAATTGTCCATTCTGTGAAAAATATGTGTCAAAATTCGTAACGGTGATGATATAATAAAGGCAAAAGCTGCTAATGAGAGACCATCCGTAATCATCACTTTACAGAATGGAGCGGATCATTATGCATTATCGAATTATGTATCCGACAAGGACGAAGGAAGTGCTTGTGGCAACCTTCCTGTTCAGTGCAGCGATGCTGCACGTCGCGTTGATGACCGAACAGACTGTGCCTGTGCTGTTCTTCCTGCAAATGGCAGCCTTGGCGGTGCTCATTGGATCGCTGTGCGCGGAAGTATGCGTGCGAATGAAGAAGCGGACGGCAGACATTCGGGCGGAATCGGATTCCATTACGATTCAGGGAAAGTCCATTGCCGCGGATGAAGTGGAAGAGATCGTGGTGAAGGGGTATCGACAAGCCGCTGTAGGCATCCGGCTGAAGGGGGAGACCTCCATACCGGGCTATTGCTGCTTCCGGTTCCCGGGAATGGAGAACGGCGGCATGAACGAATTGACCCGTTGGGCCGAACGTCATCGCATCCCGGTGAAGCAGGGCTATTTCATGACCTGGCTGTAGATGACTCTATTATTTTGTAAGCCCTTACTTGATAGAAAAAGAACATCGCGGCGTTGTGCCGCGATGTTTTATTTTGTCATTTTTCCGATCTCTTATTATACTGAAGGTACATTATGAACGGGAGTGTGATTAGCATGCGGCAAAGAACCACATTGCGAAAGGAGAACAATATGAGAGAAGAAATGAGGATTTATATAAATGAAAACAATCAATATCGGGATCGTCGCCCATGTCGACGCAGGCAAGACGAGCCTGACTGAACGATTATTGTATGAGACGAAGGTGATCCGGGAGCTGGGCGGCGTCGATTCGGGCAGCACGCAGACAGACTCCCTGGAGCTGGAGCGAAGAAGAGGGATTACGATCAAGGCGTCGGTCGTCTCTTTTATAGTCAACGAGGTTAAGATCAATCTGATCGATACGCCCGGCCATGCCGACTTCATCGCCGAGGTGGAGCGGGCCTTCGGGGTGTTGGACGGAGCGGTTCTCGTCCTGTCGGCGGTGGAGGGCATTCAGGCGCAGACGAAGCTGTTGATGGCGGTGCTCGAGAAGCTGGCCATTCCGGTCATCCTGTTCGTGAACAAAATCGATCGGAGCGGCGCGCAGCCTGAGGCGGTCTTCGAGGCGGTTCGCCAACGGCTGTCCCGCAGCGCTATTCCGCTGTACGGGACCGTGCAAGCGGGGACGAGGCAGGCCGATATCGTCAAAAAACAATGCGGCAAGGAGAATCCGGAATTCTATGCGCAATGCATCGAGCTGGCGGCCGACCATGATGAACAACTGCTCGCTTCCTATGTGTACGGCGGCGAGATAAGCCGCTTCCGAATCGAGGAGACGCTGACCCGTCTGATCCGGGAGGCTCGCGTATACCCGATCCTGGCGGGTTCCGCCATGACCGGAATCGGCATCAACGAGCTGCTGGAAGCCATCACCCGATTCATTCCGGCACCGCAGCCATCCGCAGATGCGCCATTATCCGGAGCCGTGTTCAAGATCAAACGCGCATCCTCCGGCGAGAAAATCGCCTATATCCGCGTCTTCAGCGGAAGCTTCGGCGTCAGACAGACGATTCAAGTGAACCGGAAGCAGGATGACGGACAGATTGAGGCAGCTTGCTATAAGGTCAAGCGAATTCAGATCTTCGATCGCGGACGGACGGCCGACGCGGCGAGCGCCGGAGCAGGAGAATTTTGCAAAGTATGGGGCTTGAAGGAGGTCCGAATCGGCGACGTCATCGGAACCTGGTCGGAGCGGATTCGAGAGCTTCGCGTCGCTGCGCCGCAGATGGAATCGCGCATCGAGGCGGTTCCGAAGAGCGGAGATCATGCGCTGTACCAAGCCTTGATGAATATGGCGGAGGAAGATCCGCTCATCCATCTTTGGCGGGATGAGCATCATCGGGAGACGTATATTCGCCTGTTCGGCGAAGTGCAAAAAGAAGTAATCGAAGCGACGCTCAAGGAAGCTTATCAGTTGGACGTTCGCTTCGCGGAGACGCGGATCGTCTGCATCGAGAAGCCGCGAGGGACAGGGAAGGCTGTGGAATTCATGGGTGCGGAAGGGAATCCGTTCTATGCCACGGTCGGCTTCCGAATCGATCCGGGCGAGGCCGGAAGCGGCGTGACCTATCGCCTGGAGGTGGAGCTGGGGTCGCTGCCGCTCGCGTTTCAGGCGGCCATTGAGGATACGGTGTATGCCACGCTGCGCCAAGGCTTGTACGGCTGGGAAGTGACCGACATAGCCGTCACCTTGACCCATACCGGATATGCCAGTCCGGTTACCGTAGCCGCCGATTTCAGGAAGCTGGTGCCGCTCGTGCTGATGGAGGCGTTGTCCCGGGCCGGAACGGATGTGTATGAGCCGATCCATGAATATGAGCTTACCATTCCTGCTGGCAGCATCAGCTCCGCCATGCACCGCTTGGCTGGCTTGCAGGCGGTGATGAAGGAGCCGGTTATGTCCGGCGATACCTGTCTGCTGACCGGAACGATCCCGGTCAAGACGGCGGAGACATTCAAGCGCAGTCTCCATGCGATTACGGAAGGGGAGGGCGTGTTCATCGCGCGGCCGTGCGGCTTCATCCGGATGGAATCCGGGTATCCGGTGCGGAAGCGGTCCGACTATAATCCACTGAACCGCAAGGACTATCTTCTTCACGTGCTGCGCGCATACTAGGGAGAGCGGCACCATAAGAGAAGAGCCCCGGGACAGTTCCCGGGGCTCTTCGTTATGGGCAGCATCCGGCTCCTTCGCCGGACTCAAGCATCGCCTTCAGGCTGGCCAGCATCTGCCGCCACGCCTCGACATGCCACTGCCGCGCCTGCTTCCATGCTTCCGTGTCCATCCAGCCGCTATGCTCCAGCCGAACCGCCGTACCCTGATCCGCCGGCTCCAGGGTGACCTTCACCAGCGTCAGCTGCTCCTGCCGATTCATCGTATCGGCGAAC contains the following coding sequences:
- a CDS encoding 6-phosphogluconate dehydrogenase, with the protein product MYPTRTKEVLVATFLFSAAMLHVALMTEQTVPVLFFLQMAALAVLIGSLCAEVCVRMKKRTADIRAESDSITIQGKSIAADEVEEIVVKGYRQAAVGIRLKGETSIPGYCCFRFPGMENGGMNELTRWAERHRIPVKQGYFMTWL
- a CDS encoding TetR/AcrR family transcriptional regulator, producing MSVKRGDPMSPRTKEQNERMRAARMQLIRQAAFDVYLDRGIHRAEMNEIAKRAGVARASVYYYYQDKWELFRLLFLDFIEQSRQWAARTLDTTEAPTARLQRHARFYMQRAAEDPSFVRLTRSIEEDLPAVFGEHATEQRDLLRLRPSLVRAFREGMTAGLLRRSDPSLAADLYWGGLLGAMANLSGRQTAREELEALVNEAVELLCGGMIHRPKEMTPPNAIMHRLDEGGNS
- a CDS encoding helix-turn-helix domain-containing protein; this encodes MTESEEAAAVAKRSRFHFCRTFKQTTGRTFIEFLNQYRIDKAVELIAETERNITHIAEKVGFGSVNYFSRLFRKYKHMSPAQCRRQARNVTLRS
- a CDS encoding elongation factor G, producing MKTINIGIVAHVDAGKTSLTERLLYETKVIRELGGVDSGSTQTDSLELERRRGITIKASVVSFIVNEVKINLIDTPGHADFIAEVERAFGVLDGAVLVLSAVEGIQAQTKLLMAVLEKLAIPVILFVNKIDRSGAQPEAVFEAVRQRLSRSAIPLYGTVQAGTRQADIVKKQCGKENPEFYAQCIELAADHDEQLLASYVYGGEISRFRIEETLTRLIREARVYPILAGSAMTGIGINELLEAITRFIPAPQPSADAPLSGAVFKIKRASSGEKIAYIRVFSGSFGVRQTIQVNRKQDDGQIEAACYKVKRIQIFDRGRTADAASAGAGEFCKVWGLKEVRIGDVIGTWSERIRELRVAAPQMESRIEAVPKSGDHALYQALMNMAEEDPLIHLWRDEHHRETYIRLFGEVQKEVIEATLKEAYQLDVRFAETRIVCIEKPRGTGKAVEFMGAEGNPFYATVGFRIDPGEAGSGVTYRLEVELGSLPLAFQAAIEDTVYATLRQGLYGWEVTDIAVTLTHTGYASPVTVAADFRKLVPLVLMEALSRAGTDVYEPIHEYELTIPAGSISSAMHRLAGLQAVMKEPVMSGDTCLLTGTIPVKTAETFKRSLHAITEGEGVFIARPCGFIRMESGYPVRKRSDYNPLNRKDYLLHVLRAY